A section of the Maniola hyperantus chromosome 23, iAphHyp1.2, whole genome shotgun sequence genome encodes:
- the LOC138403976 gene encoding uncharacterized protein: MLGLRTPVKTPRQSPEAAKAPLHTSKELVEPSQTPEVGAVVSGPSLPPSKDDPTNSSQPSTQDITLQGEGPAPRRIGAPLDQTFQKLGSPELETTKPKGRAAEAKACLIKAKLQLNNSRNLKAEIKTEVIWAIEKLYRLVKESEAAGLRLTQTTGNDHNKPKELPKATQQSASSKTAANTKGDAAELTRALEEHKKLVQENTAQMKLLKVHLDKNASVARAAPLPHANDALVVEVRSELQQQKEVASATREDLGALKDQMLHLSKNIQERIAVTYANVAAGAPAKRGLELPQSFHSMVVSSVDAHDKSEDIIDKIRTAVNAKTSGVRVDRLRKAKDQKVVLGCQSREELARVVEKLKTGSPTLLTQEVENRDPLVVLLNVLSINTDEDILGALKRQNGNVLGTIPDGEYRASVRYRRRARNPLENHVVLQVSPQVWQHVTAVGKVHIDLQRVVAKDQSPLVTCSRCLGYGHGRRTCEASVDTCSHCTGPHLRSECPAWKAGDRPTCCNCQSGRLDRTDHNSFDESCPIRKKWDALARAKVAYC; encoded by the coding sequence ATGCTGGGTCTCCGGACACCCGTAAAAACGCCAAGGCAGAGCCCAGAGGCTGCAAAGGCGCCTCTTCACACAAGTAAGGAACTGGTGGAGCCCAGCCAGACACCGGAAGtgggcgcagtggtgagcggcCCCAGCCTGCCCCCCTCAAAGGACGATCCAACGAACTCCTCTCAGCCAAGCACGCAAGACATAACACTGCAAGGTGAAGGACCAGCGCCTCGGAGGATCGGCGCACCACTGGACCAGACATTTCAAAAGCTCGGTTCCCCCGAGCTAGAAACAACAAAGCCAAAGGGAAGGGCTGCGGAGGCAAAAGCGTGCCTCATTAAAGCAAAACTCCAGCTAAACAATTCCCGCAACCTAAAGGCGGAAATAAAGACCGAGGTGATCTGGGCAATCGAAAAGCTGTACCGCCTGGTGAAGGAATCTGAAGCGGCTGGACTTCGACTCACCCAAACGACCGGAAACGACCACAATAAACCCAAGGAGCTACCAAAAGCGACTCAACAGAGTGCAAGTTCGAAAACTGCAGCGAACACGAAGGGTGACGCAGCAGAGCTGACTCGGGCGCTGGAAGAGCACAAAAAACTCGTCCAGGAGAACACAGCACAAATGAAGCTGTTAAAGGTTCACCTGGACAAGAACGCCTCTGTCGCCCGTGCAGCTCCTCTGCCCCACGCAAATGACGCTCTGGTCGTGGAGGTCAGGTCCGAACTGCAACAGCAGAAGGAGGTGGCGTCCGCGACCAGGGAGGACCTGGGAGCCCTAAAAGACCAGATGTTGCACCTCAGCAAAAACATCCAAGAGAGGATAGCCGTCACATACGCAAATGTGGCAGCCGGCGCCCCAGCGAAACGCGGTCTGGAGCTGCCTCAATCTTTCCACTCGATGGTGGTGTCTTCGGTCGACGCTCACGACAAAAGCGAAGACATAATTGACAAAATAAGAACTGCCGTGAACGCGAAGACATCCGGCGTGCGAGTGGACAGGTTGAGAAAAGCCAAAGATCAAAAGGTAGTGCTGGGTTGCCAGTCGCGAGAAGAGCTCGCCAGAGTAGTAGAGAAATTGAAGACTGGCAGCCCAACACTCCTGACGCAGGAGGTGGAAAATAGGGATCCGCTTGTAGTCCTGCTAAACGTCCTTAGCATCAATACCGACGAAGACATATTGGGCGCCCTAAAGCGGCAAAATGGGAACGTGCTGGGGACGATACCGGACGGCGAATATAGGGCAAGCGTGAGGTATCGAAGAAGGGCCAGGAATCCGCTCGAAAACCATGTGGTTTTGCAGGTGTCGCCGCAAGTATGGCAGCATGTCACAGCCGTGGGAAAGGTCCACATAGATCTGCAGCGGGTGGTGGCCAAAGATCAGTCCCCACTGGTTACCTGTTCCAGGTGTCTGGGTTACGGACACGGTCGTAGGACCTGCGAGGCGTCCGTAGACACCTGCAGCCACTGCACGGGACCGCACCTGCG